CGAGTTGCGTGGGGTACCCATGGCGCGATTTGGCGAGAAGAGACCGGCGGCGAACCTGGCCACTGTGATGCAGACGCTGGAAGCAAAAACCGCTGCCGGCAGCCTGTTGCTCAACACCGACAATCATTCGATGCTGGTGAGCAAGGTTGTAGCGCAAGGCGAGACTTCCTATCGCTTCTACGATCCCAACTTCGGGCTGTATGCGTTCGCCCGGATCGAGGATCTGCAACAAGGCGTCCAGCGCTTCATGCAGGAGGAAGTGATTGCCCGGCTTTATGGTCTGGAACAGGGGGCTGCCAGCGTTTTCGAGGTCATCGAACTCGACGGCGCAAGCATTGCCGGTAAATCGTTGCCTTCGGAAATTAGCGTTGCGCATTTGCTCAGCAGTGATCCGCTGGGTGGCGGGCGTGCCGTCGAACCCTGGAGTCAGCATGCCGCCTTGCGCGCGCGTTCCCTGTCAGAGAACGCGCGTCTGGGACAGGCGCTGAGCAGTGTGGACAGCCACAAGTGGGCGCGGACGATCGAAAGCGCGACCCTGCGGTTACAGGACCAGCATCAACTATCTCGTGACTTCGTTCCGGTGTTCGACTCCCTGAAGAGCACTGCGCAAGGGCGCAGCGAAATCACCATGGCCAGTGCCAGTGATCCGCAGCGCACACGCACAGTGCAGACCGATGACACGCGCCTGCAAGGGATCAAGTCTTACCTGAGCGATACGTTTGAAGCGTTGTCCGGCAGACGCGCGGGGGCGCCAGTGATCGATCCGACGGATGTCGGAGCGGTGCACACGCTCAATGCCGGATTTGCCATTCAAGCCCTGCTGCTCGGCTTGCAGAGCGCGGAGTCCGGGATGGGGTCGACCGCGTTGACGTCGGCAGTACGTATCCACGGTTACCTGGCCTACGCGCAGATGGCTCACGGGCTGGTGGTCGACGCAGTACAACTGCTGAATCTGGTGCGTCATGCCTTTACCGACGGACTGCGGGTGGCCAAAACCACCTCGTCGATTGTCAGTAATGCACTGGGCAACGTCTTGAACGAGGGTGTCGGAACCGTTTTGCAGCTGGCCAGCATCGGCTTTGACATTTATCTGTTGGTCAATGCACAAAACGATATCCAGCGTGCGGTCTATGCCACGCAGCTGGCCTTCGATTCAGCTGGGCTGGTGCTGGGTGTTGGCGCTTTGGGCGCCGGTGTTGCCGGTGCGGGCACGGCGGCGGCCTTCCTCGGCGGCGCCGGGGTGATTCTGGGCGGGCTGGCGGTGGGCATCGGCGCCCTGGTCGAGGGGTTCAGCGCCAGGGCAGAACGTGGAAGACGGATCGGCCGGTATCTGAATGATGTGCATTCGGCCTATCGACCGCAAAGCCATTCGGTGCAAGGCGATACCTACATTGCCAATCCTTGTGCGGTCTATACCGGGCTTGATTTGCGCAAAGGGCTCATTACCTTCGGCGGCCACAAAATTTTCGCCGCGGAAGATTACTCCTTTCTGCATAAGCCGAGGATCGTCGGGGATCGCAGCAAGGCATTCAGCATTCGAGAGGCCCTCGACCTTCGCGACTCGATTTCCTTCGATACGGCGCCGGGCGTTGAAAGCGTCGTGCTGCCGAGTGTGCCGGAGTGCTTCCTGGGCTTCGTCCATGAAGGTCTGCCTTTTGCGACAACGCTCACAGAAAACATGGAAACGGCTTTGGCACTGGAAAAATACAAGCTGGCAGGCAAGCGGCAATTCTGGTTCAGCTTTTACCAGGCACCGACCGAGTACATCATGGAAAAAATGGTGCCCAACTACGAGGAAACCCGCGTCAGTGTTGCGATTGGCCCTGATCAGCGTTTTCTGCACGTCCCCCCATTGCCGCAGGAGGTGCACGGTTACCTTTGCTATGACATCGATGCCACTGGCGGGCACTGCTCGATCACCCTGACCGAGGGCGTCAAGTCGTTGCGGCTGCAGGTTTCCTCCGATGATCCAATGACGTGGTCATTGCGTGCCCCATGGGTGAGTGCGGCGGCGGTGAAGCTGGAACAGGATACTTTTCAGTTGGGCTCGATGCGGGTGCAGGTGCCCGCCAGGAGTGTCGTTTACCTGCAACTTGCGGAGGGCTTCTATCAGGTTGGCTGGGCAACGGGAGCGCTGCTCTTTGCTGAACTCGACGCGCTCAACGATGCCGACGGCCCGGCTACACGCAAGCATTTGCGCGAACTCGCCCGCGCTCATCGTCTGGCCGATGGCCCGACGGTCATCCGCAACTATCACGATGCCCTGACTGGTGTTCGTACCACGGCCTGGTACGACCACACCGAAGATGCCATGCACTTGGTGCGCGGACTGGACCCACAGTATGCGGCGCAGATCTGTATCGGCCCGAAGATCGGCGAGGAGATGTTTTATTACTGCCCGGCGCAGGGAATCATCTGGCGTACGGATCTGGTCACCGGGCAGATCAAACGCACTTACCGGGTGATGAAAATACATTCATCAAAAAACCCCTGCATTGTTTCGATTCAGGCGACGCCAGAGGGTTTGCTGCAGGTGGTCCAGCGCTTTGAAGACATGTGGAAAAGCTTCTACAAGCTGACTTACCTGCTCGGCGAAGACTACCTCGCCCTTACTGCGATCTCCGATATGAATTCAGACCATCCGTGGATCATTCGCGAAGGACGCGACAATGTTTCGGATTTCCTCCGACGGCACGACTACCCATACCATGAGGTACTTGATGACCAGAGAGTGGAATTCACACTGGGCGCAATGATTACGATCGACACCTTCGACGAGAATTTGCGTAAAGCCACCCGAGCCTGGGTGCGCAGTGAAGATGAGCGCGTCATTCGGCCTGTGCTGCGCAATACGGAAGGTACACCTGACTTTCTCGATTGGGTGCTGCTTGATCCGCTTCAATCAAGCGGCGATACAGTGTTGTTTCATCATCTTGGCCATCGCCTTGTTTATCGACAGCACATCGGCGCAGCGGATCAGATGCCCGAGATGTTTGCACAAAGTGTCTTGCACCTTGAGGTGCAGCATGTGCACCGCCAGGGCGGACAATACGTCATCCTCACTGACGAAGGCATGCTGTTCCAGATGAATGACGACGGCCAGACGCGGCTGGTGGGACTCAATCACGCATGGCTGTCGGCCCGCCAGCAGCGCACTGGGCAAGGGTTCAAGTGGTGGGAAGCGGTCGGGACCAGCATTCAGAACGAGTCCGCCGATGGCGTGGAAGTCGGGGGTATCCGCGACGCAACGGGCAAGACATCGCTGTATGTCATCTATCTGGATCAGCAATTTCTGATTGCCGACACGGCGGGCAAAGCCATGCGCGTGTTGAGGCTGACGCCAGATAAAAAAGCGGCGTGGATGATGGACTGGGCATCCGGACGAATCTATCGTCAGCCCTTCATGGCGCCTGAAAGCCTGGCGGCGGCATTCGGTTCGGGGACACGTCTGCTGCAGGCGCACTTGCTGGCCCCGATGCAGCGAGTCATGCCGCGGGACACTTTTGCCTGGGCCGTGCCCCATGGAGCCGGCCTGCACGTCCGCCGGCATGACCACGTGCTGTTCGACCTGGCCGATGGCGAGCCACCGCGTATCGTCGGTGTGGAAGTCGAATTCTTCAATGGCCTGGCGTCTCGTCAGGCGCGGGAGCAAAAGCTGGCGCGACTGCTTGCCGGTCAGCGTAGCGGTCCTTACCTCTTTGCGGGCAGGAGCGATAATCTTTGCAGCTGGTATGACGTCGCAGCCGGCCGTCTGCTCAGTGTCTCGGTGTCAGGACGTGAATGGCCACAATATCTGGGCGTGGCGAACGATCAGACCCTGGTGCTGCATGACCCTGTAACGGGCCGACTGTTCAGCAATGCCAGTGAAGGCATTGAACCCATCGATATATGGATGACTGTGGAAGCGGTCAGCCGGATTGCAGATACGCTGGTTATCGACGGTATTGGCTCATCGGGCAGGATTGTAGCGATTCCGGATGGCGTCGATACACTGGTACTCAAGTTTGCGAAATCTGCAGATTACCTTTCACTGGCCCGACAGACTTGGGATCGGCTTGATTGCCTGATTGTCGACGCCGAGGAAGCAGGCATTCATCTGGCGTTGACACTGGAGCCGATGCAGCGATGGCTGGTCTCGAGGTCCGACGGCCATTTGCTGCTGACGGATCCCGATTCGGGAAGCAGCATCATTTTGCGCAATGCCACGAGCCTTGATGCGGCACGGCAACAGCAGGTGACATTCGGGATTGCGTTACCTGACGAAATCTCGGTGACCGTTAGCCTGGAGGAGCTGATGAGTGCGATGGCCACGGAACCCCTGCTGGAACTCGGCGCGCTGATCGGGCTGTCCATCGACCAGTAAGCCATTGCGAGCTGGCAGATCAGACCGGGCTGCGGAGATTTTCCTCCGCAGCCCTTTTTCGTTCAGGACACCAGATAGCCCTTGATCCCGGTAAAGATGATCTGCGCCGCCAGTGCGCAGACAAAAAGGCCCATCAGCCGGCTGACGATCTGCAGGCCCTGATCGCCGAGCACCCGTTCGATGTGATTGGACAGATACAGCACCACCCCTACGGTGAAACTGGCCAGGGTGATGCTCATGATCGCGGTCAGTTTGTCGTCCCAGTGCGGCTGACTGACGCCCATCACCAGCAGGGCGCCAATGGTGCCCGGGCCGACGGTCAGCGGAATGGTCAGCGGGACGATCGTCACGTCCTGTTGCACGTTATCACTCTGCACGACCGGCTTGCCCTGAGCCATGCCCAATGCCGAGATGAACAGCACGCTGCCGGCACCGATGCGGAATGCGTCCGCAGTGATCCCGAATACATCGAAAATCACCCGCCCGAACAGATAAAGCAAGACGCTGGAGATCAGCGTGGCGATCGCCACTTTCCAGGCCAGGCGCCGCTGTTCCTTGCGCGAGTAGCCACGAGTCAGGCTGATGAAGCAGGACAACACGAAGAACGGGCTGTAGAGCACCAGCATCTTCAGGTAAACGCTGAATAACACGTGGAGCATGAGGGCGACTCGCATCCGGAGAGTGATGACGGCGAGTCTATCAGTCGGTTAGTTGCTTGTGTGTGCAGAAGATTCTGCGCGAGGCAGTCGGTTTTTCGTTTTTTGTTTGATAGTTGTTTTGTGTGATGTTGTTAGTTGCATCTTGTTTGCTGGATAAGATGTTACAGATTTGAGTTTGTAGTGCTGGGCTTGTTTGTTTATTGTTTTCTTGCAAGTTCAAGA
The Pseudomonas fluorescens genome window above contains:
- a CDS encoding TcdA/TcdB pore-forming domain-containing protein — its product is MDEVTMGRVFADLIARTELESVSGSLGETPLRYYDGAAAATSLPEQLIAIRLLKDAIESPQLDAADAQVNKLRLKLGDYDRRLSATVKMLSAGKPIPRIMHFVWVGGSEVGPNQRDYMNIWRKVLASQGYAFNLWYDSDALLAFEMNRVILDSARADTMKVLKDEKVTPTGLSRMIEDRARVLKQQMFDYLNHPRWAGRADEARIDLMVRGYGKERATLEAFRQKCLDSHQAMVGEDLRLRDVRQEFASHSLADVYQREVAMRGNFAAASDVVRLQAEFLEGGRYSDMDYLPPLIERPGGVDISGFSTDAKIGVLQLLLNHDDTLMPGRDRQRYADRTGHIPAEHLEALSAFARSRPGVEQIFASPQPTSLSQDAIGRGAAWGNPSSKEMNAYVLAHPGSKMVNASMHFIRVAYDCLYEVERRMILAGVTPADVSSVDDIAIKVVSEAQADGRLPNTSREYSSEKLIRAIAQYYQDGIRFDALGTIYMTGPGALEGGVIGYVERELQSEQLNNIRHHMKQVDGFNVFTEEEMISGWAVKDTPEDWLAKEHEKWNSGKLKSRYAGNLSDLLKERTLTFKLGWPVIEGKSVLLTSVLQQLLDDLGEPFVRAMNDRLTGDVTFNVPIRLDFDARQQVLNQTVDKAPTSMGAESLGNLNEALARIAAGKLPLEQLSPLHRVMFGGLFGAATLDQVGFADVWATTVAFAEDTRDRGLIARYEVIEQTLLSRDPAPVEARVNASERESLGQNSRVLKAQAFAEPISVRQWREYVSRVEVAAMNERRASILSRGKAVRETFVQAGAYAGRQLPQDLLLRGAGDPGRRCYPLALVMAAALEKGASAERALIGKLAIANLTPDAPQAHALLKVLDELRGVPMARFGEKRPAANLATVMQTLEAKTAAGSLLLNTDNHSMLVSKVVAQGETSYRFYDPNFGLYAFARIEDLQQGVQRFMQEEVIARLYGLEQGAASVFEVIELDGASIAGKSLPSEISVAHLLSSDPLGGGRAVEPWSQHAALRARSLSENARLGQALSSVDSHKWARTIESATLRLQDQHQLSRDFVPVFDSLKSTAQGRSEITMASASDPQRTRTVQTDDTRLQGIKSYLSDTFEALSGRRAGAPVIDPTDVGAVHTLNAGFAIQALLLGLQSAESGMGSTALTSAVRIHGYLAYAQMAHGLVVDAVQLLNLVRHAFTDGLRVAKTTSSIVSNALGNVLNEGVGTVLQLASIGFDIYLLVNAQNDIQRAVYATQLAFDSAGLVLGVGALGAGVAGAGTAAAFLGGAGVILGGLAVGIGALVEGFSARAERGRRIGRYLNDVHSAYRPQSHSVQGDTYIANPCAVYTGLDLRKGLITFGGHKIFAAEDYSFLHKPRIVGDRSKAFSIREALDLRDSISFDTAPGVESVVLPSVPECFLGFVHEGLPFATTLTENMETALALEKYKLAGKRQFWFSFYQAPTEYIMEKMVPNYEETRVSVAIGPDQRFLHVPPLPQEVHGYLCYDIDATGGHCSITLTEGVKSLRLQVSSDDPMTWSLRAPWVSAAAVKLEQDTFQLGSMRVQVPARSVVYLQLAEGFYQVGWATGALLFAELDALNDADGPATRKHLRELARAHRLADGPTVIRNYHDALTGVRTTAWYDHTEDAMHLVRGLDPQYAAQICIGPKIGEEMFYYCPAQGIIWRTDLVTGQIKRTYRVMKIHSSKNPCIVSIQATPEGLLQVVQRFEDMWKSFYKLTYLLGEDYLALTAISDMNSDHPWIIREGRDNVSDFLRRHDYPYHEVLDDQRVEFTLGAMITIDTFDENLRKATRAWVRSEDERVIRPVLRNTEGTPDFLDWVLLDPLQSSGDTVLFHHLGHRLVYRQHIGAADQMPEMFAQSVLHLEVQHVHRQGGQYVILTDEGMLFQMNDDGQTRLVGLNHAWLSARQQRTGQGFKWWEAVGTSIQNESADGVEVGGIRDATGKTSLYVIYLDQQFLIADTAGKAMRVLRLTPDKKAAWMMDWASGRIYRQPFMAPESLAAAFGSGTRLLQAHLLAPMQRVMPRDTFAWAVPHGAGLHVRRHDHVLFDLADGEPPRIVGVEVEFFNGLASRQAREQKLARLLAGQRSGPYLFAGRSDNLCSWYDVAAGRLLSVSVSGREWPQYLGVANDQTLVLHDPVTGRLFSNASEGIEPIDIWMTVEAVSRIADTLVIDGIGSSGRIVAIPDGVDTLVLKFAKSADYLSLARQTWDRLDCLIVDAEEAGIHLALTLEPMQRWLVSRSDGHLLLTDPDSGSSIILRNATSLDAARQQQVTFGIALPDEISVTVSLEELMSAMATEPLLELGALIGLSIDQ
- a CDS encoding MarC family protein, producing the protein MLHVLFSVYLKMLVLYSPFFVLSCFISLTRGYSRKEQRRLAWKVAIATLISSVLLYLFGRVIFDVFGITADAFRIGAGSVLFISALGMAQGKPVVQSDNVQQDVTIVPLTIPLTVGPGTIGALLVMGVSQPHWDDKLTAIMSITLASFTVGVVLYLSNHIERVLGDQGLQIVSRLMGLFVCALAAQIIFTGIKGYLVS